From the genome of Pelagicoccus enzymogenes:
GCTGTTGCCCTGAGTCTTGACTCGCTCGAGCTCCTCCTTTGCCTCCTCCAACTTTGATCTGTATTCAGCTTCCAACTTCGCGAGGTCGTAGTCTGAGAGCATCTTTTTCACGCTCTTGGCCTTTTCCAGGCTTAGCGACTGTTTAGTGACGGCTAGCTTGTCGCGATCGAGATTGCCTTTGGTTTCGAAGCCTTCCTCGGTGAGCTTCTCCGACCAATCGAGTTTTTCTTCAGCTAGCTTGAGGGATTCCTCCGCAGTGAACACTTCGATTTGGGCGTTGCGCATCTCCTGCTCCTTTTCGATTTGCTCGAACTTTTGCAGGTCCATCTCCGCGAACTTTACGGCGAGCTCTGCCGAGCGGATATCGCTTTCGACTTCGCTGCGGGTGATGGTTACGTCGGTTTTGGACTTGATGACGTCGGCCTTGTCGTCCTCGTAGCGAAGCAGCTGCTCGTTTAGGTCCTTCTCCGCCTCGGCGGTATCGAGTTGTACGATGAGGTCGCCTTTCTTGACGTAGGTGCCTTCCGGGATGATGTAGATGATACGGGAGGTGCCGTCGACCTCGTTGCGGACGGTGACCTCCTTGACCGCTTGCAGCGAACCGCCTTCCACGATGCTCACTAGAAAGTCGGATCGAGTGACCTCGTGGTAGTTGAAAGCGTCTTCGTCGGAGCCTCCGCCGAAAAGTGCGATGAAGAGCAGGCTGACTACGACTGCTGCGGAGAGGGAAGTGACGATGGGGCGGCGTTTGTAGCTTCCCGCGAGGAAGGCGCGGCTCTTGAGGGCGAGTTCCCTGAGCTTGGCGGGGAGTCGGGGCTTGTCGGCGTCCTTGGGTGTGTTGGTCATGGCTAAAGATTGAAAAGTTGGTCTGGTGTGATGACGGATCCGTCGCTCTGGACTGTTTTGGAAAGAGACGCTTCGGAGTCGAGGGCGGACAGGTCGACTTTGCTTGCTTCCGTCAACCAGAAGCGATCGGTATCCGTGTCGATGATACCGATGAAGATGAGGAGACCAAGGCGAGCTTCCAGGTAGTCGACGATGGCTCCAGTTTGGGCGTTTTGAGCGGAGATGAGGTTGTCTTGGGCATCCTCTAGGTCGCGGTAAATCCCTTCGCCCGCCTCGATGGAAAGCTGGGCGCCGAGCACGCTTTTTTCTGCTAGGACAACTGCATTGGACTGGATCTCGTAGTTTTGGCGGAGACGTTCCAGGTTTTGGAAGCTTTCCTCGATTTGCGAACGCAGCTGGTCGAGCGTGAGGCTAAAGGAACGGATTTCCGACTCGAAGCCAATCAAAGCGCTCCTGTAGTTGTTCCGTTGGGACAGCTTGTTGAGAGGGAGGTCGAGCGTTAGCCCGACATCGCGGCGCACGCGATCGAAGTCGAATTCGTCGTATCGATTGTCGTCGAGGCTGTCGACCGTAGCGCTCGCAGAGAAGCCGAGTCCCGGTTTCAGCTGGTCGGCCGCGATAAGGGTGCGGCGCTTTACGTCCTCGAACTGGTCGATTTCGTTGAGCAATGGAAGACGGTGCTCGGTGGCGAGTTGGTAGCCGAGTTGGGCATCGAGCTTATGCAAGATGAGGCCCTTTTCCTTCAAGGATTCCATTTCGGAGTCCTGCAGGCGGATCTCCACTGTTTGGGGAAGGCCGAGAGTGATCTTGAATCGGTCGAGCGAGTTGCGGTAGGCGACGATGGAGTTGATGTAGCGATTGCGGGCGGACAGCTCGGATTGCTCGGCTCGGTTGACGTCGAGCGCTTTGGCTCGGTCTACGGATCGGGCTTTCAGGTACTCGGTCGACTTGATGCGAGACTGGTAGTTCTTGTATTCGTTGTAGACGGTATCCTTGCGCTGGAGGAGGCGGAAGTAGTCCATCACCACGGACACGGCGAACTCGTTCTCGAAATGGGCGAAGTTCCGCACGGAGTAGATGACATCGCGTTGGGCTTGGGTGAGACGCTCGGCTGCGACCTTCTTCCCAGCTCCCCTTAGCAGCGGTTGGGAGATGCTGAAGCTCAAGGCGGAGGAGAGGGATTCGCTGGAAGGGTTGGAAACGAAGCGCAGGATGTCGTTGGCTATATTCAGGCTCAGGTCCGCTCCGGTCGCCAGCAGTAGTCCGACTCCCACGTCGGTGCCGATCGAATCGGTTTCTTCGCCGTCGGCGCTGATAATGCGACGAGCTGAGCTGCGAGCAAAGAACTGCGGTCGGAAGGCGTGGCGTTGCCCGGTGAGGCTCAAGGCGGTGAGGTAGAGACGCTCTTTTTCGTTTTGGTACTGGCGACTGCTTCGGGTGGCAATCGCGAGGGCGTCGCTCAAGCTGAGGTTTAGCTGTCCCTCAACGCTGCGGTCCGCAAAGATTTCCTCGATCCGGATTTGTTTCGGGTTGCGGTTCGAGTATTCGGTTTCAATTGAAAAATCCGATGGCGTTCCGAAAATCTGCTCCTCGACTTGAGAGACGACTTGGTAGGCCGCTTTGTCGGCCCGTTTTCGATAGGATTGGGTCGTGCAACCGGTCCATGCGAGGGAAGCGGCAAGGGTCACCCCTGCCACGATCGAATGGCTTACTTTAGAAGGTGAGTCCTTTTCCATGCTAGCAACCGACTTTATAGCGCAGGGAACCTTACCGTATGGTTACCGGATTGGAGATTGGGTGGTTTCCTTTAAGAAACGCGCTTTGAGTTTCCCCGGTTCGTTGACAGGGGGGCGTGCTGGGTTTTTGGTTACAGCTCCTATTACTCCGCTGGCGAAAACTCTGTTCCCCAGCAGCTACCCCAATTGATATGAACTTTGTGATCAAACACTCCTCATCCTTGGCATTTTGCCTTCTAGCACCTTTTGGCCTATGGGCCTCCACCGA
Proteins encoded in this window:
- a CDS encoding efflux RND transporter periplasmic adaptor subunit; translation: MTNTPKDADKPRLPAKLRELALKSRAFLAGSYKRRPIVTSLSAAVVVSLLFIALFGGGSDEDAFNYHEVTRSDFLVSIVEGGSLQAVKEVTVRNEVDGTSRIIYIIPEGTYVKKGDLIVQLDTAEAEKDLNEQLLRYEDDKADVIKSKTDVTITRSEVESDIRSAELAVKFAEMDLQKFEQIEKEQEMRNAQIEVFTAEESLKLAEEKLDWSEKLTEEGFETKGNLDRDKLAVTKQSLSLEKAKSVKKMLSDYDLAKLEAEYRSKLEEAKEELERVKTQGNSKILQNQANYEKAERKLNLSEAKLKKMQEQMESTNIKAPQDGLIVYAKPRSRYSRESIIEEGAEIRQRQSIVTIPDTSSMKVVVKVHESHVNQLKIGQTAFIVLDSMPDSRFRGRVTKIAILPDQQSSFGNSNLKVYDTEIVIEDKLPDVKPGVSAKAEIVITNLQDVITVPIQCVTTIKGQQVCFVKGIGGPKPVEVEIGLFNNKYIEIVSGLEEGDRVLLSPPMDGSIDLGGAIIQKDEEVDLEANETAAPVENPRPVNRERPSNAPRPERKPSGPRQDT
- a CDS encoding TolC family protein, encoding MEKDSPSKVSHSIVAGVTLAASLAWTGCTTQSYRKRADKAAYQVVSQVEEQIFGTPSDFSIETEYSNRNPKQIRIEEIFADRSVEGQLNLSLSDALAIATRSSRQYQNEKERLYLTALSLTGQRHAFRPQFFARSSARRIISADGEETDSIGTDVGVGLLLATGADLSLNIANDILRFVSNPSSESLSSALSFSISQPLLRGAGKKVAAERLTQAQRDVIYSVRNFAHFENEFAVSVVMDYFRLLQRKDTVYNEYKNYQSRIKSTEYLKARSVDRAKALDVNRAEQSELSARNRYINSIVAYRNSLDRFKITLGLPQTVEIRLQDSEMESLKEKGLILHKLDAQLGYQLATEHRLPLLNEIDQFEDVKRRTLIAADQLKPGLGFSASATVDSLDDNRYDEFDFDRVRRDVGLTLDLPLNKLSQRNNYRSALIGFESEIRSFSLTLDQLRSQIEESFQNLERLRQNYEIQSNAVVLAEKSVLGAQLSIEAGEGIYRDLEDAQDNLISAQNAQTGAIVDYLEARLGLLIFIGIIDTDTDRFWLTEASKVDLSALDSEASLSKTVQSDGSVITPDQLFNL